The Juglans microcarpa x Juglans regia isolate MS1-56 chromosome 2S, Jm3101_v1.0, whole genome shotgun sequence genome has a window encoding:
- the LOC121253256 gene encoding E3 ubiquitin-protein ligase RMA1H1-like: MAMEQYFEEALSQNDSFGEDKSSLEKWKSVSDAFAYAENNTSDGFDCNICLETVQDPVVTLCGHLYCWPCIYKWLHFQSECCEDQDQQQQQCPVCKAEISQTSLVPLYGKGQTTKLSEGKAPSLGIVIPRRPLGPASGFDTPRSTQQFYQENYSYQGQQYHPNSGHYNTFSMLNPADTTTNMFDSRIGVFGEMVYARVFKNTITNVYTYPNSYHLSGSSSPRVRRHVMQAAKSLNRICFFIFCFSILCLLSF, encoded by the coding sequence ATGGCTATGGAGCAGTACTTTGAGGAGGCCTTGTCTCAAAATGACTCATTTGGAGAGGATAAGTCTTCCCTAGAAAAGTGGAAATCTGTCTCTGATGCATTCGCATATGCTGAAAATAATACTTCGGATGGTTTTGATTGCAACATCTGTCTAGAGACTGTGCAAGATCCAGTGGTGACACTCTGTGGTCACCTGTACTGCTGGCCCTGCATTTACAAATGGCTTCATTTCCAGAGCGAATGTTGTGAAGATCAAGACCAGCAACAGCAGCAATGCCCTGTATGCAAAGCTGAGATTTCCCAAACATCCCTAGTCCCACTCTATGGCAAGGGCCAAACGACAAAACTTTCTGAAGGCAAAGCCCCTAGTCTTGGGATAGTCATACCTCGAAGACCTCTTGGTCCTGCTAGTGGGTTTGACACACCAAGATCAACTCAGCAATTTTACCAGGAAAATTATTCGTATCAAGGACAACAATACCACCCCAACTCAGGCCATTACAATACTTTTTCGATGCTCAACCCTGCCGATACAACGACAAATATGTTTGATTCACGGATTGGTGTGTTTGGAGAAATGGTGTATGCAAGGGTGTTCAAAAACACCATAACAAACGTATATACATATCCAAATTCATACCATCTTTCAGGGAGCAGTAGTCCAAGAGTCAGAAGGCATGTAATGCAGGCTGCTAAGTCGCTCAACAGAATCTGTTTTTTCATCTTCTGTTTCTCCATCTTATGTCTTCTTTCGTTCTGA
- the LOC121251597 gene encoding thioredoxin-like, giving the protein MTSPSVRFPMATLPEPIALCSHSIIFRPSLPKAITLYPSLALSGSLRPGPLPGVSGLRIQFPSNPSVSSLSSRNRRVLRPSGRIFCEVQETSLDIPTVTDATWQSLVLRAEGPVLVEFWAPWCGPCRMIHPVIGELSMQYAGKLKCFKLNTDDSPSIATQFGIRSIPTIMIFINGEKKDAVIGAVPKTTLTASIEKFL; this is encoded by the exons ATGACCAGCCCCAGTGTCAGATTTCCGATGGCGACGTTACCCGAACCCATTGCTCTCTGTTCTCATTCCATCATTTTCAGACCGTCACTCCCAAAGGCGATTACTTTATATCCGTCACTTGCCCTGTCCGGCAGCCTGAGACCTGGGCCCTTGCCTGGAGTATCTGGCCTCAGGATCCAATTCCCTTCGAACCCATCTGTTTCTTCGTTGAGCTCCAGAAACCGGAGGGTTCTTCGCCCAAGTGGTCGCATTTTTTGTGAAGTTCAGGAAACCTCTCTTGATA TTCCTACTGTGACCGATGCTACGTGGCAATCACTTGTTCTCAGGGCTGAAGGGCCTGTTCTGGTTGAGTTTTGGGCTCCATGGTGTGGGCCCTGCCGTATGATCCATCCAGTAATTGGTGAACTATCAATGCAATATGCTGGGAAGCTCAAATGCTTCAAACTCAATACTGATGATAGTCCTTCAATCGCAACCCAATTCGGAATTCGAAGCATCCCAACAATCATGATTTTCATCAATGGTGAGAAGAAGGATGCCGTGATTGGTGCTGTGCCCAAAACCACACTAACTGCCAGCATCGAGAAGTTCTTGTAG